One window from the genome of Hydractinia symbiolongicarpus strain clone_291-10 chromosome 1, HSymV2.1, whole genome shotgun sequence encodes:
- the LOC130644931 gene encoding neuronal acetylcholine receptor subunit alpha-7-like, protein MERAILLLTLLHLSGIKTSIVEDRLLADLFQNYNPAARPALNDTDTVNVTFGLTLSQIIDVHEKNQFLVISAFIRQKWKNPILKWVPTEYNNITEINIDPKKIWRPDIILYNNADEDKTFGGNLDRLNTRAILKYTGDTQWLAPIILKSKCDIDVKYFPFDTQRCPLKFGSWTYAKDRLDFFSEGDSADIKSYSKNSEWLLRSAKANRSEEKYICCEELFSDVTYTIEISRRSLFYLLNLIFPMTIIGMLTMLSFLLPAESGERISLAITLLLAMTVFMLVVADIIPATSDVIPLVGMFFSASMVEMVLMIVVLCYVMRLHHKDSDRPPMSAWMRRYVLDWLSYKVGIRVRKDGDNALCNSNHNYQLNSPLLLNNQAINSAVLNKIKRQNMAELDWKQNKTASSRFNNHNENTFNRNSYQRKVTGAELVISKLDVLIEKIRSMEEQDLVKTEWRIVAMTIDRCLLVFFAFVFLTTFFGCFLTAPGYVP, encoded by the exons ATGGAGAGAGCTATCCTTCTACTTACACTCCTGCATTTATCAG GCATCAAGACAAGCATAGTAGAAGATCGTTTATTAGCTGActtatttcaaaattataatCCTGCAGCACGCCCTGCATTGAATGACACTGATACAGTTAATGTCACTTTTGGATTGACACTTAGTCAAATCATCGACGTG cacGAGAAGAATCAATTCTTGGTTATCAGTGCATTTATAAGGCAG AAATGGAAGAATCCCATTCTCAAGTGGGTTCCGACAGAATACAACAACATCACAGAAATTAACATCGATCCAAAGAAAATATGGCGACCAGATATTATTTTGTATAATAA TGCTGACGAAGACAAAACATTTGGTGGAAATCTTGATCGCCTTAACACGAGAGCGATATTGAAATATACAGGAGACACTCAGTGGTTAGCGCCAATAATACTGAAAAGCAAATGCGACATTGACGTCAAATACTTTCCCTTTGACACACAAAGATGTCCTCTGAAGTTTGGTAGTTGGACATATGCTAAAGACAGATTGGATTTTTTCAGCGAAGGAGATAGTGCTGATATAA AGTCGTATTCTAAAAACTCTGAATGGCTTTTGCGCAGTGCTAAAGCGAACAGATcggaagaaaaatatatatgttgCGAAGAATTGTTCTCTGATGTAACGTATACTATTGAAATATCACGGCGCTCGCTCTTTTATCTGCTCAATTTGATCTTTCCGATGACCATTATTGGGATGTTGACAATGCTATCGTTTCTACTGCCAGCTGAATCAG GTGAACGAATATCATTGGCTATCACGCTGCTGCTTGCAATGACGGTATTTATGTTAGTCGTCGCCGACATTATTCCGGCAACTAGTGACGTCATTCCTTTGGTCGGCATGTTTTTCAGCGCGTCCATGGTTGAGATGGTGTTAATGATTGTGGTTCTGTGCTACGTCATGAGGCTTCATCACAAAGACAGTGATAGACCACCTATGTCTGCTTGGATGAGAAG ATACGTTTTAGACTGGCTATCCTACAAGGTTGGTATTCGTGTACGTAAAGATGGCGACAATGCACTTTGCAATTCAAACCATAACTATCAATTAAATTCACCACTGCTTTTAAATAATCAAGCCATCAATTCAGCTGTGCTCAACAAAATCAAAAGACAAAACATGGCGGAATTAGATTggaagcaaaacaaaacagcTTCATCCCGTTTTAACAATCACAATGAAAATACTTTCAACAGGAATTCTTATCAACGGAAAGTGACGGGTGCAGAATTGGTCATAAGTAAATTAGATGTTTTGATTGAGAAAATTCGAAGTATGGAGGAACAAGATTTGGTAAAAACAGAATGGCGGATAGTTGCTATGACAATCGACCGCtgtttgcttgttttctttGCTTTTGTATTTCTGACTACCTTTTTTGGTTGCTTTTTGACAGCGCCTGGCTACGTTCCGTGA
- the LOC130644947 gene encoding ubiquitin-conjugating enzyme E2 Q2-like, translated as MKVKSEITYLKTVFPKTHDVLRIISGTVDDLTCSFTDNSSKKHTILCNITHEYPVISPIWFSESEESYIVDIIEKVNAVKSDKHLLLNMVKSLAIELYKLRQQATPSEIMNMAVPESTEVEEDDVDVDMDEDEGIEDEQDDFYIDDHLNFDEEPTSEERKEKEEIGSDNFTQLQKLRVTQRQEYLTGRVSGSVQATDRLMKELKNIYASENFKAKLYTIELKEDSNLYDWYVKLRGFDKESSLYKDLQTLYKKDSKTDHICLNITFTDRFPMQPPFIRICYPVIFGGYVLSGGAICMELLTPQGWSSAYSVEAVIMQLSATLVKGKARVDFAGTTKVNHVYSWTKAQSAYKTLVQIHEKSGWFTPPKDEG; from the exons ATGAAAGTCAAATCAGAGATAACATATTTAAAGACTGTCTTTCCGAAAACCCATGATGTTTTACGAATTATATCAGGAACAGTGGATGATTTGACTTGCTCCTTTACAGACAACAGTTCTAAAAAGCACACTATATTATGCAATATCACG CATGAATACCCTGTTATCTCTCCAATATGGTTTTCTGAATCTGAAGAGTCATACATTGTTGACATCATTGAAAAGGTTAATGCTGTGAAAAGTGATAAACACTTGTTACTGAACATGGTGAAGTCACTGGCAATAGAATTGTACAAATTAAGGCAGCAAGCCACTCCAAGTGAAATAATGAATATGGCTGTTCCTGAG TCCACAGAAGTTGAAGAAGATGATGTCGATGTGGATATGGATGAAGATGAAGGAATTGAAGAT GAACAAGATGACTTTTACATTGATgaccatttgaattttgatgaggAGCCAACTAG TGAAGAAcgtaaagaaaaagaagaaattggAAGCGATAATTTCACACAGTTGCAGAAACTACGCGTTACCCAGAGACAGGAATATTTAACG GGTCGAGTGAGTGGATCAGTACAAGCGACAGATAGGTTGATGaaagagttaaaaaatatatatgcatcagaaaattttaaagcaa AACTGTATACGATAGAATTAAAAGAAGACAGTAATTTATATGATTGGTATGTGAAACTGAGAGG GTTTGATAAAGAAAGCAGTTTATACAAAGACCTTCAAACACTTTATAAAAAAGATTCTAAAACAGACCACATATGTCTTAATATAACTTTTACT gatCGCTTTCCAATGCAACCACCTTTTATTCGTATCTGCTACCCTGTTATATTTGGCGG ATACGTTTTAAGTGGTGGTGCCATCTGTATGGAGTTGCTAACACCTCAGGGATGGAGCAGTGCTTACAGTGTCGAGGCTGTCATCATGCAGTTGTCAGCTACCCTGGTGAAAGGGAAAGCAAGGGTTGATTTCGCTGGCACAACCAAG GTTAATCATGTATATTCTTGGACGAAAGCTCAATCGGCGTACAAAACACTCGTTCAAATACACGAAAAAAGTG GTTGGTTTACACCACCAAAAGATGAAGGCTGA